In the Terriglobales bacterium genome, CCCAACGCCAAGGCTGCGCTGGCGAAGTGGGCGAAGGGATTCGATTACGAAGGGGTGCTCGGCATCAGCAAGAAGGTCGGCGGGCAACTGGTCAGGGACCTGAGCAAAGCCACTCCCATCCCGGTGCGGCGCACGAAGAACGTCTGGGGGCTGACCGCCCTGGCGCACGGACAGATGGCGCTGGTGCACCTGATCCAGACCGCCGACGGTCACCCGCCCGATGCAACTTCGCTGTGAGCTGCCGGAGGACGGATGAGCGCCGAACTGCTGGGCAAGTGGACCTCTGATCCCACCGACGCGCTGGGGTACGACAAGTACGGCGACGTGTCGCTGGAGTTTCTCGAAGGCGGCGAGCTGGTTTACACCATGAACGACCCGCATCGCGAGAGCACCATGGTGATGCAATATCGTGTCGAAGGCGACGAGATCGTCACCGCCCAGCACACGAACCCGCGCGAAGAGCGCACCAAGTTCCGCATCGGCCCCGATGGCAAGCTGTCGCTCACCTTCGCTGGCGTTGAGACCCGATACGTACGGAATTCGGAAGGAGATACGCACTAATGGCTAAGTACAAGGTTGTGACCATGCCGGGCGACGGCATCGGCAACCAGGTCCTCCCCCAGGCGCTGCGCGTGCTCAACGAAGTCGGCTTCGATGCCGACTACATCCATGCTGACATCGGCTGGGAGATCTGGTGCAACGAGGGCAATGCTCTCCCCGACCGCACCATCCAGCTGCTGGAACAGCACAAGCTGGGTCTGTTCGGCGCCATCACTTCCAAGCCGAAGAAGGAAGCCGACGCCGAACTGAAGCCGGCGCTTAAGGGCAAGGGCTTCGTGTACTACAGCCCCATCGTTACCATGCGCCAGCGCTTCAACCTCGACATCTGCATGAGGCCCTGCATCGGCTTCCCCGGCAACCCGCTGAACTTCATCCGCAAGAAGGCGGACGGCGGCTGGGAAGAGCCGCAGGTGCGCTCAATCATCTTCCGCCAGGGGACCGAGGGCCTCTATGCGGGCGTGGAGTGGACCAACCCGCCGGAGAGCGTGCGCGCCGCCTTTGTCACGCACCCGAAATTCAAGCCGTTCGCCAACGTGAAAGGTGAGGACCTCGCCGTTTCCCTGCGCATCATCACCCGCGAGAACGCGCGCCGCATCTGCGAAGCCGCCTTCCAGTACGCCCGCAAGCACGGCTTCAAGAACGTGACCATCTGCGAGAAGCCCAATGTGCTGCGCGAGACCTCGGGCATGATGGAAGAGGTCGCCAAGGAAGTGCAGAAGCAGTATCCCGAGATCCCGCTCTGGTCCACCAACATCGACGCCCAGATGATGTGGCTGACCAAGAATCCCGAAGATTACGGCGTGCTCATCGCCTCGAACCTGTTCGGCGATGTTATCTCCGACGCCTTCGCCGGCCTGGTCGGCGGCCTTGGCTTCGCGGCCAGCGGCAACATCGGCGACGAGGTCGCGGTGTTCGAGCCCACCCACGGCTCGGCCCCCAAGTACGCCGAGCTGGCTCCGCCCATCGTCAACCCCATCGGCATGATCCTGTCGGCGGCCATGATGCTCGATCACGTCGGCGAGCGCGACCGGTCGAAGCTGATCTGGGACGCGGTGGCGGATGTGGTCAAGGAAGGCAAGGTCCGCACCTACGACATGATGCGCATCCCCGGCGGGCCCAGGGCGATCGCGCAGGGCGCGGCTTCCACCATCCAGATGACCGACGCCATCCTGCGCGCGGTCGAGAAACGGATCCAGCATGCCGAAACCCAGAGCGAGCCGGCCGCGGCCCGCTGAGGCCGGGCATTCCGGGCCCGACATCCGCTCGG is a window encoding:
- a CDS encoding isocitrate/isopropylmalate family dehydrogenase yields the protein MAKYKVVTMPGDGIGNQVLPQALRVLNEVGFDADYIHADIGWEIWCNEGNALPDRTIQLLEQHKLGLFGAITSKPKKEADAELKPALKGKGFVYYSPIVTMRQRFNLDICMRPCIGFPGNPLNFIRKKADGGWEEPQVRSIIFRQGTEGLYAGVEWTNPPESVRAAFVTHPKFKPFANVKGEDLAVSLRIITRENARRICEAAFQYARKHGFKNVTICEKPNVLRETSGMMEEVAKEVQKQYPEIPLWSTNIDAQMMWLTKNPEDYGVLIASNLFGDVISDAFAGLVGGLGFAASGNIGDEVAVFEPTHGSAPKYAELAPPIVNPIGMILSAAMMLDHVGERDRSKLIWDAVADVVKEGKVRTYDMMRIPGGPRAIAQGAASTIQMTDAILRAVEKRIQHAETQSEPAAAR